A single Kitasatospora kifunensis DNA region contains:
- a CDS encoding transposase family protein, with the protein MKKNNPRAEGPEGLVYTARLPLSSTTLNYLADLIRGHLRKIGSRWRALPAGKIAGIVLAVLRCDQRPGDLAGGNGVHRTTVTRWVREVVGLLAARAPRLDRMLKKIARSGGGVVLLDGSLIRTRRRTGTENRKNYSGKHKCHGLLVIALTDDKGRLAWVSAARPGRTSEITACRHDKLTAHLRAADLGAIADLGFIGLDDSGPDADPAVITGYKAARNRPLTRSQKLSNKALAAVRAPVEHGFAHLKNWRVLGKVRTDPKWATALVRALLILTNREVAR; encoded by the coding sequence GTGAAGAAAAATAACCCTCGCGCCGAGGGCCCCGAAGGTCTTGTCTACACCGCCCGCCTGCCGCTGTCGAGTACCACTCTGAACTATCTCGCCGACCTGATACGCGGCCACCTGAGGAAGATCGGCTCCAGGTGGCGGGCACTGCCCGCCGGGAAGATCGCCGGTATCGTGCTGGCGGTGCTGCGCTGTGACCAGCGGCCCGGCGACCTGGCCGGCGGGAACGGGGTGCACCGCACCACCGTCACCCGGTGGGTGCGGGAAGTCGTCGGGCTACTGGCCGCCCGCGCCCCGCGCCTGGACCGCATGTTGAAGAAGATCGCCCGATCGGGTGGCGGGGTGGTGCTGCTGGACGGCTCCCTGATCCGCACCCGCCGCCGCACCGGGACCGAGAACCGGAAGAACTACTCCGGCAAGCACAAGTGCCATGGTCTGCTCGTGATCGCACTCACCGACGACAAGGGCCGCCTGGCGTGGGTCTCCGCGGCCAGGCCCGGACGCACCTCGGAGATCACCGCCTGCCGCCACGACAAACTCACCGCCCATCTGCGCGCGGCCGACCTCGGCGCCATCGCCGACCTGGGCTTCATCGGCCTCGATGACAGCGGGCCGGACGCCGACCCGGCGGTGATCACCGGCTACAAGGCTGCCCGGAACCGCCCCCTGACCCGGAGCCAGAAGCTGTCCAACAAGGCACTGGCCGCGGTCCGGGCGCCGGTCGAGCACGGCTTCGCGCATCTGAAGAACTGGCGCGTGCTCGGCAAGGTGCGTACCGACCCGAAGTGGGCGACCGCGCTGGTGCGGGCGCTGCTGATCCTGACGAACCGCGAAGTTGCCCGCTGA
- a CDS encoding DUF397 domain-containing protein, translating into MAIFLHLASTHRQPAFGRTMNAIELVWNKSSYSTNEATCCVEIAKTPATIHVRDSKDPHGPALTLTPTAWTAFLHLATTHR; encoded by the coding sequence GTGGCCATCTTCCTTCACCTCGCCAGCACCCACCGCCAACCAGCCTTTGGGAGAACGATGAACGCCATCGAACTCGTCTGGAACAAGAGCAGCTACAGCACCAACGAAGCCACCTGTTGCGTGGAGATCGCCAAGACCCCCGCCACCATCCACGTCCGCGACTCCAAGGACCCGCACGGCCCCGCCCTCACCCTCACCCCCACCGCCTGGACCGCCTTCCTCCACCTCGCCACCACCCACCGCTAA
- a CDS encoding pirin family protein: MSELDQSAPTVRGGREAVPSGPVRELLAPRETALGASTVVRRLLPNLGRRMVGAWCFVDHYGPDDIADEPGMQVPPHPHIGLQTVSWLHQGEVLHRDSLGSLQTVRPRELGLMTSGRGISHSEESPRPHARLLHGAQLWVALPEAHRHTAPAFEHHARLPEITAGGLHGTVILGELDGATSPGTTHTPLVGVDLTLREGSTAQLPLEPDFEYAVLTMDGLTEVDGVRLEPGSMLYLGSGRRELPLRALADGSLLLLGGEPFEEKIVMWWNFIGRSTEEIVQARSDWTEGSRFGEVHGYDGQRLSAPTLPSVPMKPRGRAG; encoded by the coding sequence ATGAGTGAGCTCGACCAGAGTGCCCCCACCGTGCGCGGCGGGCGCGAGGCAGTCCCGTCCGGCCCCGTCCGGGAGCTGCTGGCGCCACGTGAGACCGCGCTGGGCGCCAGCACCGTCGTGCGCCGCCTGCTGCCCAACCTGGGGCGCCGGATGGTCGGCGCCTGGTGCTTCGTCGACCACTACGGCCCCGACGACATCGCCGACGAGCCCGGCATGCAGGTCCCGCCCCACCCGCACATCGGCCTGCAGACCGTCAGCTGGCTGCACCAGGGCGAAGTCCTGCACCGCGACAGCCTCGGCAGCCTGCAGACCGTGCGCCCACGCGAACTCGGCCTGATGACCTCCGGCCGCGGCATCTCCCACTCCGAGGAATCCCCGCGCCCGCACGCCCGCCTGCTGCACGGCGCCCAGCTCTGGGTCGCCCTGCCCGAGGCCCACCGCCACACCGCCCCCGCCTTCGAACACCACGCCCGGCTCCCCGAGATCACCGCCGGCGGCCTGCACGGCACCGTGATCCTCGGCGAGTTGGACGGCGCCACCTCGCCCGGCACCACCCACACCCCACTGGTCGGCGTCGACCTCACCCTACGCGAAGGCAGCACCGCCCAACTCCCGCTGGAGCCCGACTTCGAGTACGCCGTGCTCACCATGGACGGCCTGACCGAAGTGGACGGCGTACGCCTGGAACCCGGCTCGATGCTCTACCTCGGCAGCGGACGCCGCGAGTTGCCCCTGCGCGCACTGGCCGACGGCTCCCTGCTGCTGCTCGGCGGCGAGCCCTTCGAGGAGAAGATCGTCATGTGGTGGAACTTCATCGGCCGCTCGACGGAGGAGATCGTACAGGCACGATCTGACTGGACGGAAGGGTCCAGGTTCGGCGAGGTTCACGGCTACGACGGGCAGCGGCTGTCGGCGCCTACGCTGCCCTCAGTGCCGATGAAGCCGCGGGGAAGGGCTGGCTAA
- a CDS encoding OsmC family protein has product MTTTPAATAAAQDFVRAAAVVATSTGDDYHVDIRSGRHRLAADEPQSSGGADTATTPVGLLLSALGSCTAITLRMYAQRKQWPLESVRVHLGYEKGADHAVRVTRRIDLVGDLDQAQRARLLDIAERTPVTRAVSGSTPIVEEAARHE; this is encoded by the coding sequence GTGACCACCACCCCGGCCGCCACGGCTGCCGCCCAGGACTTCGTCCGGGCGGCGGCCGTGGTCGCCACCAGCACCGGTGACGACTACCACGTCGACATCCGCTCCGGCCGCCACCGCCTGGCCGCCGACGAGCCGCAGTCCTCCGGAGGCGCCGACACCGCCACCACGCCAGTGGGCCTGCTGCTGTCCGCACTCGGCTCCTGCACCGCGATCACCCTGCGGATGTACGCCCAGCGCAAGCAGTGGCCCCTGGAGAGCGTGCGCGTACACCTCGGCTACGAGAAGGGCGCCGACCACGCGGTGCGCGTCACACGGCGCATCGACCTGGTCGGCGACCTGGACCAGGCGCAGCGCGCCCGGCTGCTGGACATCGCCGAGCGCACGCCGGTCACCCGGGCGGTGTCCGGCAGCACACCGATCGTCGAGGAGGCCGCACGCCATGAGTGA
- a CDS encoding GNAT family N-acetyltransferase has product MTSSVVDNPDRSRFEITDDGELAGFAEYFRHENEIAFIHTEIDPAFAGRGLAGTLARAALDAARAQGADVLPYCPFIRGWLGKHPDYVDLVPQAQRTRFGL; this is encoded by the coding sequence ATGACCAGCAGCGTCGTGGACAACCCCGACCGGTCACGGTTCGAGATCACGGACGACGGTGAACTCGCCGGCTTCGCCGAGTACTTCCGGCACGAGAACGAGATCGCCTTCATCCACACCGAGATCGACCCCGCCTTCGCAGGGCGCGGCCTCGCCGGCACCCTGGCCCGCGCCGCCCTCGACGCCGCCCGGGCGCAGGGCGCGGACGTGCTCCCCTACTGCCCCTTCATCCGGGGCTGGCTGGGCAAGCACCCGGACTACGTCGACCTGGTCCCCCAGGCCCAGCGCACCCGCTTCGGCCTGTGA
- a CDS encoding glyoxalase, producing MPIRLSPRLLTAVAAATALAFATAPSAPAASSAARSDNGVAVGPQYDTAHVYVTPGAMDSFVSSWESTFGGTNTPQALADVTPTPSLTKSELILSPVGTLSVFDYQTPAPYPFGAERTGWLVKDLDRGVHKAEADGADTVVTPFPDPIGRDAIVQFPGGVDAQLYWHTKAPSYPPLASVPENRLYLPSSAARSFLHAYLAFTGGTVVSDDRHAPGAELGLPGTSYRRIRISSPFGDTFVAVTDGHLPYPFGRESTGYAVTDLDATLTKARAAGATVLWGPYASPQRDSAMVQFPGGYIAEIHDGGSRS from the coding sequence ATGCCCATTCGCCTGTCCCCGCGACTGCTGACGGCGGTCGCCGCCGCCACCGCCCTCGCCTTCGCCACCGCGCCGTCGGCCCCTGCGGCGTCCAGCGCCGCCCGCTCCGACAACGGCGTCGCCGTCGGTCCCCAGTACGACACAGCACACGTCTACGTGACGCCCGGCGCGATGGACTCGTTCGTCAGCAGCTGGGAGTCGACCTTCGGCGGCACCAACACCCCGCAGGCCCTCGCCGACGTCACCCCGACCCCGAGCCTGACCAAGTCCGAGCTCATCCTCTCGCCGGTCGGCACCCTGTCCGTCTTCGACTACCAGACGCCGGCCCCCTATCCGTTCGGCGCCGAGCGCACCGGCTGGCTCGTCAAGGACCTGGACCGGGGCGTGCACAAGGCCGAGGCCGACGGGGCCGACACGGTCGTCACGCCCTTCCCCGACCCCATCGGCCGCGATGCGATCGTGCAGTTCCCCGGAGGCGTCGACGCGCAGCTGTACTGGCACACCAAGGCGCCCTCGTACCCGCCGCTGGCGTCCGTGCCGGAGAACCGCCTGTACCTGCCGAGCAGCGCGGCCCGTTCCTTCCTGCACGCCTACCTGGCCTTCACCGGTGGCACGGTGGTCTCCGACGACCGGCACGCACCGGGCGCCGAACTCGGCCTGCCCGGCACCTCCTACCGGCGGATCCGGATCAGTTCACCGTTCGGGGACACCTTCGTCGCGGTCACCGACGGGCACCTGCCCTACCCCTTCGGACGCGAGAGCACCGGCTACGCCGTGACCGACCTCGACGCGACCCTGACCAAGGCCCGGGCCGCCGGCGCGACCGTGTTGTGGGGGCCGTACGCCTCGCCGCAGCGCGACAGCGCGATGGTGCAGTTCCCCGGCGGCTACATCGCCGAGATCCACGACGGCGGCTCGCGCTCGTAA
- a CDS encoding YoaK family protein: MTPPQLTTHQSQSTVAAAQIRDRHPLALALFALTAVSGLIDAVSYLGLGHVFTANMTGNVVVVAFALVGTPGFSIAGSLTSLAAFLLGSVLAGRLALRHRDGRRERWLRTALLTETALQGAATAIAFTAGGRAQQEALIALLAVAMGLRNGTVRKLGVPDLTTTVLTLTLTGIAADSSLAGGANPRLGRRLYAVLAMLAGAAPGAALVIHGHLGWALLASTLLVAAIALGYRERD; this comes from the coding sequence TTGACGCCCCCTCAACTGACGACCCATCAGTCCCAGAGCACCGTGGCCGCCGCGCAGATCCGCGACCGCCACCCGCTGGCCCTGGCCCTGTTCGCACTGACCGCGGTGAGCGGCCTGATCGACGCGGTGAGCTACCTGGGGCTCGGCCACGTGTTCACCGCGAACATGACCGGGAACGTCGTCGTGGTCGCCTTCGCCCTGGTCGGCACGCCCGGCTTCTCGATCGCGGGCTCGCTCACCTCGCTCGCAGCCTTCCTGCTGGGCTCGGTACTGGCCGGCCGCCTGGCCCTGCGGCACCGCGACGGCCGCCGGGAGCGCTGGCTGCGCACCGCGCTGCTGACCGAAACCGCGCTGCAGGGCGCGGCGACCGCCATCGCGTTCACCGCGGGCGGACGGGCGCAGCAGGAGGCGCTGATCGCGCTGCTGGCCGTGGCCATGGGCCTGCGCAACGGCACGGTCCGCAAGTTGGGGGTGCCGGACCTGACCACGACGGTGCTCACCCTCACCCTGACCGGCATCGCCGCGGACTCCTCGCTGGCCGGCGGCGCCAACCCCCGCCTGGGCCGGCGCCTCTACGCGGTCCTGGCGATGCTCGCGGGCGCCGCCCCGGGAGCCGCGCTCGTCATCCACGGACACCTCGGGTGGGCGCTGCTGGCCAGCACGCTCCTGGTCGCCGCGATCGCGCTCGGCTACCGCGAGCGCGACTGA
- a CDS encoding amidohydrolase, with the protein MSSMPVAGIRAGNPDQAADLVVRNAKVYTGDPMRPRASAIAIRAGLITAIGDDADVIPQVGPGTRVVDALGKRTVPGLNDSHLHVIRGGLNYVLELRWDGVPTLRQALAMLRAQAERTPPGQWVRVVGGWSADQFAERRLPTLAELNAAAPETPVFVLHLYQSALMNRAALRAAGFDRDTPDPAGGQIVRGHDGQPTGLLLAAPGALLLYSTLAKAPTLDEAEKVISTRHFLRELNRFGLTSAIDAAGGFQSFPENYGTVMQLAQQGELTLRIAYHLFPQTAGQELDDLARWVATVRPGDGDEWLRLNGAGENLTWAAADFENFTEPRPELGPYEAGFEQAVRLLMENGWGFRLHASYDETIRRDLAVFEKLAAEGLFPGGNRWLFDHAETVSPASLDRIAALGGAVSVQNRMSFQGEAFVRRYGTAAAAEAPPVRAMLERGLTVGAGTDATRVSSYNPWVALHWLVSGRAVSGRTLSPCGNRLSREQALELYTLGGARLTGEQELKGRLRVGCYADLAVLSADYLTVDEADIPHIESVLTVVGGRIVHSAQEHEGLAPELPAVVPPWSPVARFGGYQATPAPSLTGIRQAELVVEAAAASGEQREWRQARGLLLPGQGGPALDDPCFL; encoded by the coding sequence ATGTCGAGCATGCCTGTTGCCGGGATCCGCGCCGGCAACCCCGACCAAGCCGCCGACCTGGTGGTACGCAACGCCAAGGTGTACACCGGCGACCCCATGCGCCCGCGGGCGAGCGCGATCGCGATCCGCGCCGGCCTGATCACCGCGATCGGGGACGACGCGGACGTCATACCGCAGGTCGGCCCCGGGACCCGCGTCGTCGACGCACTCGGGAAACGCACCGTCCCCGGCCTGAACGACTCGCACCTGCACGTCATCCGGGGCGGCCTCAACTACGTGCTGGAGCTGCGCTGGGACGGCGTGCCGACGCTGCGTCAGGCGCTGGCCATGCTCCGGGCACAGGCCGAACGCACCCCGCCGGGCCAGTGGGTGCGGGTGGTCGGCGGCTGGTCCGCGGACCAGTTCGCCGAGCGCCGGCTGCCCACCCTGGCCGAGCTGAACGCCGCCGCGCCCGAGACCCCCGTCTTCGTCCTGCACCTGTACCAGTCGGCGCTGATGAACCGGGCGGCGCTGCGGGCCGCGGGGTTCGACCGCGACACCCCGGACCCGGCGGGCGGCCAGATCGTGCGCGGCCACGACGGGCAGCCCACCGGCCTGCTGCTGGCCGCCCCCGGCGCCCTGCTGCTCTACTCCACGCTGGCCAAGGCGCCAACGCTGGACGAGGCCGAAAAGGTCATCTCCACCCGGCACTTCCTGCGCGAGCTCAACCGCTTCGGGCTCACCTCGGCGATCGACGCGGCCGGCGGCTTCCAGAGCTTCCCGGAGAACTACGGCACCGTCATGCAGCTCGCGCAGCAGGGCGAGTTGACGCTGCGGATCGCCTACCACCTCTTCCCGCAGACCGCCGGACAGGAACTGGACGACCTGGCGCGCTGGGTGGCCACCGTCCGCCCCGGCGACGGGGACGAGTGGCTGCGCCTCAACGGCGCCGGCGAGAACCTCACCTGGGCAGCGGCCGACTTCGAGAACTTCACCGAGCCGCGCCCCGAACTCGGGCCGTACGAGGCCGGGTTCGAGCAGGCCGTGCGGCTGCTGATGGAGAACGGCTGGGGCTTTCGACTGCACGCCAGCTATGACGAGACGATCCGCCGCGACCTGGCGGTCTTCGAGAAGCTCGCCGCCGAGGGCCTCTTCCCCGGCGGGAACCGGTGGCTCTTCGACCACGCCGAGACGGTCTCCCCCGCGAGCCTGGACCGGATCGCCGCGCTCGGCGGCGCCGTCTCGGTGCAGAACCGGATGTCCTTCCAGGGCGAGGCGTTCGTGCGCCGCTACGGCACCGCAGCGGCGGCCGAGGCGCCGCCGGTGCGGGCAATGCTGGAACGCGGGCTGACGGTCGGCGCGGGCACCGACGCCACCCGGGTCTCCTCCTACAACCCGTGGGTGGCGCTGCACTGGCTGGTCTCCGGGCGTGCCGTCAGCGGACGCACGCTGTCCCCGTGCGGCAACCGGCTCAGCCGCGAGCAGGCCCTGGAGCTCTACACCCTGGGCGGCGCCCGGCTGACCGGCGAGCAGGAGCTCAAGGGCCGCCTGCGGGTGGGCTGTTACGCCGACCTCGCGGTGCTCAGTGCCGACTACCTGACGGTGGACGAGGCCGACATCCCGCACATCGAGTCCGTCCTGACCGTGGTCGGCGGCCGCATCGTGCACAGCGCCCAGGAGCACGAGGGCCTCGCCCCCGAGCTGCCGGCCGTGGTCCCGCCGTGGAGCCCGGTGGCGCGCTTCGGCGGCTACCAGGCCACCCCCGCGCCCAGCCTGACCGGCATCCGGCAGGCCGAGCTGGTGGTCGAGGCGGCCGCCGCCTCCGGCGAGCAGCGCGAGTGGCGGCAGGCGCGCGGACTCCTGCTCCCCGGCCAGGGCGGGCCTGCCCTCGACGACCCCTGCTTCCTCTGA
- a CDS encoding hydrolase: MVDFDSVHAAPSSDLLTPDNAMMLFIDHQPQMFFGTGSGDRTAIINATVGLAKAARVFDVPVVLSTVAAESFSGPILPQLKAVFPDHEVVDRTSMNAWEDAALVEAVKATGRSKIVLSGLWTEVCLVLPALSALGQGYEVYVVSDASGGVSPLAHEHAVQRMTAAGAVPVTWIQVLLELQRDWARTETYLSVMEVVKEHAGAYGLGVVYAQTMINEHAAG, translated from the coding sequence ATGGTCGACTTCGATTCCGTGCACGCCGCTCCCAGCTCCGACCTGCTGACGCCGGACAACGCGATGATGCTCTTCATCGACCACCAGCCGCAGATGTTCTTCGGCACGGGCAGCGGCGACCGTACGGCGATCATCAACGCCACCGTCGGCCTGGCCAAGGCCGCCCGGGTCTTCGACGTCCCGGTGGTGCTGTCCACGGTGGCCGCCGAGTCCTTCTCCGGACCGATCCTGCCGCAGCTGAAGGCGGTCTTCCCTGACCACGAGGTGGTCGACCGGACCTCGATGAACGCCTGGGAGGACGCGGCCCTGGTCGAGGCGGTCAAGGCCACCGGGCGCAGCAAGATCGTCCTTTCCGGCCTGTGGACCGAGGTGTGCCTGGTGCTGCCCGCCCTGTCGGCGCTGGGCCAGGGCTACGAGGTGTACGTGGTCTCGGACGCCTCCGGCGGAGTCAGCCCGCTGGCCCACGAGCACGCCGTGCAGCGGATGACCGCGGCCGGCGCGGTGCCGGTGACCTGGATACAGGTGCTGCTGGAGCTGCAGCGCGACTGGGCCCGTACCGAGACCTACCTGTCGGTCATGGAGGTGGTCAAGGAGCACGCGGGCGCCTACGGCCTGGGTGTGGTCTACGCGCAGACCATGATCAACGAGCACGCGGCAGGCTGA
- a CDS encoding DoxX family membrane protein produces the protein MNTGLLLLRLVAGLLVAGHGIQKVSFHLGGRGLAGGTEEFRGDGFRGGVFTALTAGGTQIGAGLLLAAGLLTPLAAAGTMGVMTVALTVKRPHGLWVQNDGYEYPLVLVTIGAVLSATGPGHWSLDASLGLLPWAAWWLPAAVLAGVGGGLATRLLLHRR, from the coding sequence GTGAACACAGGTCTCCTGCTGCTCCGGCTGGTCGCCGGTCTGCTCGTCGCGGGGCACGGGATCCAGAAGGTCAGCTTCCACCTGGGCGGGCGGGGGCTGGCCGGCGGAACCGAGGAGTTCCGCGGCGACGGCTTCCGCGGCGGGGTGTTCACCGCGCTCACCGCGGGCGGCACCCAGATCGGGGCCGGACTGCTGCTCGCGGCCGGGCTGCTCACGCCGCTGGCCGCCGCGGGGACGATGGGCGTGATGACGGTGGCCCTGACCGTCAAGCGGCCGCACGGCCTGTGGGTCCAGAACGACGGCTACGAGTACCCGCTGGTGCTCGTCACCATCGGTGCGGTGCTGTCCGCGACCGGCCCCGGCCACTGGTCGCTCGACGCCTCGCTCGGGCTGCTGCCCTGGGCCGCGTGGTGGCTGCCGGCCGCCGTCCTGGCCGGCGTCGGCGGTGGCCTCGCCACCCGCCTGCTCCTGCACCGGCGTTGA
- a CDS encoding xanthine dehydrogenase family protein molybdopterin-binding subunit translates to MEQWTRREDRRLLTGQGRFVADIAVPDCLDAVFVRSTVGHGTLRAVDCAAARAVPGVVGAWSAVDLPELPSVPYTLLAGLSTEEAVAGRQWPALVKDRVRYAGEAVAVVLGEDRYQAEDGAAEVCFQVDPLPAMVTPTAAADDSVRLFDGLSNIAFRGEAGKPIEESVWREAAVVVEGRYRQQLLMPTPMECRTILAVPETDRLTVWSGHQMPHRLRRELAALLGWSLDRVRVVVPDTGGAFGSKSAAFPEFVVVAFLAVKLGRPVRWIEDRLESMLVATRGRGQDQRVRLAADAEGRLLGYELTIDADVGAYPHLGAGLPMQTAWLATGPYTTPRVHASVRSVLTNTMMTYPYRGAGRPEATIALERAMDVLAQRLGMDPAQLRRRNFIAPESFPYRTPTGRCYDSGNYAAALDLALETLGYDKWRAEQARRRADPGALPLGIGLSSYVERSGGEAGGLHEFGSVEIGEDGTITARCGAAPSGQGHETVFAALVAAVLGVAEERVRLVEGDTDEQPEGLGSFASRSAQVVGALLRHLSRRLVDEARQRAARLWELPVDEVQWSNGIVRAAQDGSAAIGVADLVKVTGPLRVEDRFESGMAFPFGSHAVVAEVDPELGTVRLLRVVTVDDCGVVLDPTIVCGQAFGSAVQGIGQALYEGMTYDDQGVPMLASGLLDYLLPTFTEVPPIEVKDTRTPSPATPLGAKGAGESGCIGTPAAIVNAVADALRLADPDLLQMPLTPDAVWRAARAPKRQEELR, encoded by the coding sequence GTGGAGCAATGGACCAGGCGCGAGGACAGGCGGCTGCTGACCGGCCAAGGCCGCTTCGTCGCCGATATCGCGGTGCCGGATTGTCTGGACGCGGTGTTCGTCAGGAGCACGGTGGGCCACGGCACTTTACGTGCGGTGGACTGCGCGGCCGCACGTGCGGTGCCCGGTGTCGTGGGGGCCTGGTCCGCCGTGGACCTGCCGGAACTGCCTTCGGTGCCGTACACGTTGCTTGCCGGGCTGTCCACCGAGGAGGCCGTGGCCGGTAGGCAGTGGCCGGCGCTGGTGAAGGACCGGGTGCGGTATGCGGGCGAGGCGGTGGCGGTGGTGCTGGGGGAGGACCGCTACCAGGCCGAGGACGGGGCGGCCGAAGTCTGTTTCCAGGTCGATCCGCTGCCCGCGATGGTGACGCCCACCGCCGCGGCGGACGATTCGGTGCGGCTGTTCGACGGGTTGAGCAACATCGCGTTCCGAGGCGAGGCCGGGAAGCCGATCGAGGAGTCGGTGTGGCGCGAGGCGGCGGTCGTGGTGGAGGGCCGGTACCGCCAGCAACTGCTCATGCCCACACCGATGGAGTGCCGCACGATCCTCGCCGTGCCCGAGACAGACCGGCTCACGGTGTGGTCGGGGCACCAGATGCCGCATCGGCTGCGCCGTGAGCTGGCGGCGTTGCTCGGGTGGTCCCTCGACCGGGTGCGCGTGGTGGTGCCGGACACCGGTGGGGCGTTCGGCTCGAAGAGCGCGGCGTTCCCGGAGTTCGTCGTGGTCGCCTTCCTGGCGGTGAAGCTGGGCCGGCCGGTGCGGTGGATCGAGGACCGGCTGGAGTCCATGCTGGTCGCGACCCGCGGCCGCGGCCAGGACCAGCGGGTGCGGCTCGCCGCCGACGCCGAAGGGCGGCTGCTCGGCTACGAGTTGACGATCGATGCCGACGTGGGCGCCTACCCGCACCTCGGGGCGGGGCTGCCGATGCAGACCGCCTGGCTGGCGACGGGCCCGTACACCACGCCCCGGGTGCATGCGAGCGTCCGCTCGGTCCTGACCAACACGATGATGACGTATCCCTATCGTGGTGCCGGCCGGCCGGAGGCGACGATCGCCCTGGAGCGGGCGATGGATGTACTGGCGCAACGGCTGGGCATGGACCCGGCGCAGCTGCGGCGGCGCAACTTCATCGCGCCCGAGAGCTTCCCGTACCGGACTCCCACCGGGCGGTGCTACGACAGCGGAAACTACGCCGCCGCGCTGGACCTGGCGCTGGAGACCCTGGGCTACGACAAGTGGCGGGCCGAGCAGGCCCGGCGTCGTGCGGATCCGGGCGCCCTGCCGCTGGGCATCGGGCTGTCCAGTTACGTGGAACGCTCCGGCGGCGAGGCAGGCGGGCTGCACGAGTTCGGCAGCGTCGAGATCGGCGAGGACGGCACGATCACCGCCCGGTGCGGGGCGGCGCCCAGCGGTCAGGGACACGAGACGGTCTTCGCCGCGCTGGTCGCCGCAGTGCTGGGGGTCGCCGAGGAGCGGGTGCGGCTGGTCGAAGGGGACACCGACGAGCAGCCCGAGGGCTTGGGATCCTTTGCCAGCCGCAGCGCCCAGGTGGTCGGCGCGCTGCTGCGGCACCTCTCGCGGCGGCTGGTCGACGAGGCCAGGCAGCGGGCAGCGCGGCTGTGGGAGTTGCCTGTTGACGAGGTCCAGTGGTCCAACGGCATCGTGCGTGCCGCCCAGGACGGCTCGGCGGCCATCGGCGTGGCGGACCTGGTGAAGGTCACCGGGCCGTTGCGGGTGGAGGACCGGTTCGAGTCGGGGATGGCCTTTCCGTTCGGCTCCCATGCGGTGGTGGCCGAGGTCGACCCGGAGTTGGGCACGGTGCGGCTGCTGCGGGTGGTGACCGTGGACGACTGCGGAGTGGTGCTCGACCCCACGATCGTGTGCGGACAGGCCTTCGGGTCGGCCGTCCAGGGCATCGGCCAAGCGCTGTACGAAGGAATGACGTACGACGACCAGGGCGTGCCGATGCTGGCCTCGGGTCTGCTGGACTATCTGCTGCCGACCTTCACCGAGGTCCCGCCCATCGAAGTCAAGGACACCCGCACCCCGAGCCCGGCCACGCCGCTGGGCGCGAAGGGCGCGGGCGAGTCGGGGTGTATCGGCACGCCGGCCGCGATCGTCAACGCGGTGGCCGACGCGCTGCGGCTCGCCGACCCCGACCTGTTGCAGATGCCGCTCACCCCGGACGCGGTCTGGCGAGCGGCCCGCGCCCCGAAACGTCAGGAGGAGCTCCGGTGA